A single genomic interval of Spinacia oleracea cultivar Varoflay chromosome 6, BTI_SOV_V1, whole genome shotgun sequence harbors:
- the LOC110780692 gene encoding uncharacterized protein, whose product MAAYAAQMNVQTGCGATWCRYFPTTLKGLALIWFNKHVPKGSIKSYSELEKVFISQFAAGRRHQKTSVNLMVVRQGETETLRDYIKRFNEEVLNIHNLKDEIKFAPLLAGLQPDDFKFELIKSGVSNLEEAMEKAQMHIQATDICKINWGGESGTRQKQKPRPNGSHDQTQPSLKKSVMVDDHGEDPRYNRNRREIYLDLKGKDILPKPPAIRTPEAKRDKSLWCEFHHECGHTTKNCKELKKALDHLADKGKLNNYLRKNPPPKAKAKEKDSLSDDTGGYTGVIAVGLATGRSVSKANDSLWALEHQVLKVASTSQTAPVMTFGRNTSHPIQESHDDPLVIEMKVANSTVGLVLVDSGSSADIITLKCLEGLKYSKDDLKTISQPLIGFGGQAVHPQETIKLPVSLSWKMAPWEKSLGINKWAGDAMLTASREGQVPL is encoded by the exons ATGGCCGCCTATGCGGCTCAAATGAACGTTCAGACTGGATGCGGAGCTACTTGGTGCAGATACTTTCCAACCACCTTGAAGGGTCTTGCCCTTATATGGTTCAACAAGCATGTACCAAAGGGAAGCATCAAGAGCTACAGTGAGCTTGAAAAGGTTTTCATCAGCCAATTCGCGGCGGGTCGGAGGCACCAAAAGACAAGTGTCAACTTAATGGTAGTCAGACAGGGAGAGACGGAGACCCTTCGCGATTATATTAAGAGATTCAATGAAGAAGTCCTAAATATACACAATCTCAAGGACGAAATTAAGTTCGCACCCCTCTTGGCAGGTCTTCAGCCAGATGACTTCAAGTTTGAATTGATTAAGTCTGGGGTGTCCAACCTCGAGGAAGCAATGGAGAAGGCCCAAATGCACATTCAAGCCACAGATATTTGTAAGATCAATTGGGGTGGTGAGAGTGGAACAAGgcaaaaacaaaagccaagaccAAACGGCAGCCACGACCAAACTCAGCCCTCCCTCAAAAAGTCAGTTATGGTTGATGACCATGGTGAGGATCCGAGGTACAACCGCAATAGGCGGGAGATTTACCTTGATCTCAAAGGAAAAGACATCCTCCCTAAGCCACCTGCAATCCGTACGCCCGAAGCAAAGCGAGACAAGTCACTTTGGTGTGAGTTTCACCACGAGTGCGGGCACACCACAAAGAACTGTAAGGAGCTGAAAAAGGCACTGGATCACTTGGCTGACAAGGGCAAGCTGAATAATTACTTAAGGAAGAATCCTCCCCCAAAAGCAAAAGCCAAAGAAAAGGATTCCCTTAGTGATGATACGGGAGGCTACACTGGAGTGATAGCCGTAGGCTTGGCAACAGGCAGGTCTGTGAGCAAGGCAAATGATAGCTTATGGGCACTGGAACATCAAGTCCTAAAAGTGGCATCGACTTCTCAAACAGCCCCGGTGATGACATTTGGTAGGAACACTAGCCAtccaattcaagagtcccatgaCGATCCGCTGGTCATCGAGATGAAAGTCGCTAACTCAACGGTAGGGCTAGTGTTAGTGGATAGTGGATCATCCGCCGACATCATTACTCTAAAGTGTCTAGAAGGGCTCAAGTATTCCAAAGATGATCTGAAAACCATCTCCCAGCCACTCATTGGATTTGGAGGTCAAGCCGTCCATCCTCAAGAGACCATCAAGCTACCTGTCAG TTTGAGCTGGAAGATGGCTCCGTGGGAAAAATCTTTGGGGATCAACAAGTGGGCAGGCGATGCTATGTTAACAGCCTCAAGAGAGGGACAAGTGCCCCTCTGA